The following are encoded together in the Mus musculus strain NOD/MrkTac chromosome 17 genomic contig, GRCm38.p6 alternate locus group NOD/MrkTac MMCHR17_NOD_IDD1 genome:
- the Tubb5 gene encoding tubulin beta-5 chain — MREIVHIQAGQCGNQIGAKFWEVISDEHGIDPTGTYHGDSDLQLDRISVYYNEATGGKYVPRAILVDLEPGTMDSVRSGPFGQIFRPDNFVFGQSGAGNNWAKGHYTEGAELVDSVLDVVRKEAESCDCLQGFQLTHSLGGGTGSGMGTLLISKIREEYPDRIMNTFSVVPSPKVSDTVVEPYNATLSVHQLVENTDETYCIDNEALYDICFRTLKLTTPTYGDLNHLVSATMSGVTTCLRFPGQLNADLRKLAVNMVPFPRLHFFMPGFAPLTSRGSQQYRALTVPELTQQVFDAKNMMAACDPRHGRYLTVAAVFRGRMSMKEVDEQMLNVQNKNSSYFVEWIPNNVKTAVCDIPPRGLKMAVTFIGNSTAIQELFKRISEQFTAMFRRKAFLHWYTGEGMDEMEFTEAESNMNDLVSEYQQYQDATAEEEEDFGEEAEEEA, encoded by the exons ATGAGGGAAATCGTGCACATCCAGGCCGGACAGTGTGGCAACCAGATCGGTGCTAAG TTCTGGGAGGTGATAAGCGATGAACATGGCATCGACCCCACCGGTACCTACCACGGTGACAGCGACCTGCAGCTGGACCGAATCTCTGTGTACTATAATGAAGCCACAG GTGGCAAGTATGTCCCTCGAGCTATCTTGGTGGATCTAGAACCTGGGACTATGGACTCCGTTCGCTCAGGTCCTTTTGGCCAGATCTTCAGACCAGACAACTTCGTTTTCG GTCAGTCTGGGGCAGGCAACAACTGGGCTAAAGGCCACTACACAGAGGGAGCTGAGTTGGTTGACTCTGTCTTGGATGTGGTGCGGAAGGAGGCGGAGAGCTGTGATTGCCTGCAAGGCTTTCAGCTGACCCACTCACTGGGTGGAGGCACTGGCTCTGGCATGGGCACCCTGCTCATCAGCAAGATCCGGGAAGAATATCCTGACCGTATCATGAATACCTTCAGTGTGGTGCCCTCGCCCAAAGTGTCTGATACCGTGGTCGAGCCCTACAATGCCACCCTGTCTGTCCATCAGTTGGTTGAGAACACGGATGAGACCTACTGCATCGACAACGAGGCCCTCTACGACATCTGCTTCCGTACCCTCAAGCTCACCACGCCAACCTACGGAGACCTGAACCATCTCGTCTCGGCCACCATGAGCGGCGTCACCACCTGCCTCCGTTTCCCGGGCCAGCTTAATGCTGACCTTCGAAAGCTGGCTGTCAACATGGTGCCATTCCCACGTCTCCACTTCTTCATGCCTGGCTTTGCCCCTCTCACCAGCCGTGGAAGCCAGCAGTACCGGGCCCTCACTGTGCCTGAACTTACCCAGCAGGTCTTCGATGCCAAGAACATGATGGCCGCCTGCGACCCGCGCCACGGCCGGTACCTCACAGTTGCCGCCGTCTTCCGTGGACGGATGTCCATGAAGGAGGTGGATGAGCAGATGCTCAACGTGCAGAACAAGAATAGCAGCTACTTCGTGGAATGGATCCCCAACAATGTCAAGACAGCTGTCTGTGACATCCCACCACGTGGCCTCAAGATGGCAGTCACCTTCATTGGAAACAGCACAGCCATCCAGGAGCTCTTCAAGCGCATCTCTGAGCAGTTTACGGCTATGTTCCGCCGGAAGGCTTTCCTCCACTGGTATACGGGTGAGGGCATGGACGAGATGGAGTTCACCGAAGCTGAGAGCAACATGAACGACCTCGTCTCTGAGTACCAGCAGTACCAGGATGCCACCgcggaagaggaagaggatttcggagaggaggcagaagaggaggccTAA